The Carnobacterium divergens genome includes a window with the following:
- a CDS encoding class A sortase, whose translation MGNSNENQEIKSTKKINFILIDYQEPQKKEQTNYELIVQPTNPNKRKKTKNKWYYISILLLLLALFITFGNQIYQKSEAQKTNERIERVKQALIKKQYEKKEIAEIKKKNTQSKVEFTYQPQETFLDDSDEEVYLGQVSIPKVHLQLPIVKGVGEKNLYRGAATNKVGQLMGKGNYPMAAHKVPGDDTSLFGPLFNVKNGDLIYLQDSQFIYTYRVNNIEIVAPDRVDILDDRANKTMITMYTCSTDAGVERLVVQGEFEKKTELAKASQQEQAAFTDKS comes from the coding sequence TTGGGGAATTCAAATGAAAATCAAGAAATAAAGTCAACCAAAAAAATTAATTTCATTTTGATTGATTATCAAGAACCACAAAAAAAAGAGCAAACAAATTATGAATTGATTGTACAACCAACAAATCCAAATAAAAGAAAAAAGACAAAGAATAAATGGTACTACATAAGTATTTTACTCCTTCTTTTAGCTCTGTTTATTACGTTTGGTAACCAAATCTATCAAAAGAGTGAAGCTCAAAAAACAAATGAACGGATTGAAAGGGTAAAACAAGCATTAATAAAAAAACAATATGAAAAAAAAGAAATCGCTGAGATAAAGAAAAAAAATACTCAATCTAAGGTTGAATTTACGTATCAACCTCAGGAAACTTTTTTAGACGATTCAGATGAAGAAGTTTATTTAGGTCAAGTTTCAATTCCTAAGGTTCACCTTCAGTTGCCAATTGTGAAGGGGGTCGGAGAAAAAAACCTTTATCGAGGAGCGGCTACTAATAAGGTTGGTCAACTAATGGGAAAGGGAAATTACCCAATGGCTGCTCATAAAGTTCCTGGAGACGACACATCTTTGTTTGGACCTTTATTTAATGTGAAAAATGGAGATTTGATTTATTTACAAGACAGTCAGTTTATTTATACGTATCGGGTGAACAACATAGAAATCGTGGCACCAGACAGAGTTGATATTTTAGATGATAGAGCCAATAAAACCATGATTACAATGTACACTTGTAGTACAGATGCTGGTGTAGAGCGCTTAGTTGTTCAAGGAGAATTTGAAAAAAAGACAGAACTTGCAAAAGCCTCCCAACAAGAACAAGCAGCTTTTACTGACAAGAGTTAA